A single genomic interval of Alcaligenes sp. SDU_A2 harbors:
- a CDS encoding aminotransferase-like domain-containing protein encodes MDWQPVRGSDVTLSEQLVGWVQQALRVRYRGGSRLPSVRRMAQSAGVSTHTVVAAYDRLMALGLVESRPGAGFFVRVRAPRRLRSESLRTDSEAPRKIDVNWMLNSFMGQSDSPGIPAQWLDNDMVLAAVRQVSRTAGSALLGYGHSHGYRPLRQHIAGQLEDYGIQADADTQLLLCSGATHALDLLLRHWLRPGDSVVVEDPAWYLLFARLAVVDVRVLSVPRRVDGPDVAVLEQLAREHRPRLVILNTVVHNPTGFGLSPAVAHAILTLAQTWDFHIIEDDTYSELHAHPPCRLAQLDQLNRVTLVGGYSKVLAAGLRLAYMAASPALLQALVNLKMLAGLTTPELSERVTHRLLVDGPYRKHLDRLRRHADGARQRTLERLAQLGLWPDAPPQAGMFVWIDTGVDTEELVRALGRPGHLVVPGALFSPEQQPSTYMRINVAVGHDDAFWQALASCLSHVRQVQD; translated from the coding sequence ATGGATTGGCAACCAGTGCGGGGCTCGGATGTCACGCTCAGCGAACAGTTGGTGGGCTGGGTGCAGCAGGCATTGCGTGTGCGTTATCGGGGCGGCAGTCGCCTGCCTTCGGTGCGCCGCATGGCGCAGTCCGCCGGTGTCAGCACGCATACCGTGGTGGCGGCGTACGATAGGCTGATGGCGCTGGGGCTGGTGGAGTCCAGGCCTGGGGCCGGGTTTTTTGTGCGTGTGCGTGCGCCGCGCCGCTTGCGTTCGGAGTCCTTGCGGACCGATAGCGAAGCGCCGCGCAAGATCGATGTGAACTGGATGCTCAACAGCTTTATGGGCCAGAGCGACAGCCCGGGCATCCCCGCGCAGTGGCTGGACAATGACATGGTGTTGGCCGCCGTGCGGCAGGTCAGCCGCACGGCCGGTTCGGCGCTGCTGGGCTACGGGCATTCGCATGGCTACCGGCCTTTGCGCCAGCATATTGCCGGGCAGTTGGAGGACTATGGCATACAGGCCGATGCCGATACCCAGCTTTTGTTGTGCAGCGGTGCTACCCATGCGCTGGATCTGTTGCTGCGCCACTGGCTGCGTCCAGGCGATTCGGTCGTCGTGGAAGATCCGGCGTGGTATTTGCTGTTTGCCCGGCTAGCGGTGGTGGATGTGCGCGTGCTCAGTGTGCCCCGGCGCGTCGATGGGCCGGATGTGGCCGTGTTGGAACAGTTGGCCCGCGAACACCGTCCGCGCCTGGTCATCTTGAACACCGTTGTGCATAACCCCACCGGCTTTGGCCTGAGCCCGGCGGTGGCGCATGCAATTCTGACGCTCGCCCAGACCTGGGATTTTCATATTATCGAGGACGACACCTACAGCGAATTGCATGCCCATCCGCCATGCCGACTGGCACAACTGGATCAACTGAACCGGGTCACGCTGGTTGGGGGATATTCCAAGGTACTGGCTGCAGGCCTGCGCCTGGCCTATATGGCGGCCTCGCCAGCCTTATTGCAGGCATTGGTCAATTTGAAGATGCTCGCGGGTTTGACTACGCCCGAGCTGAGCGAACGGGTCACGCACCGGCTGCTGGTCGACGGTCCGTACCGCAAGCATCTGGATCGTCTGCGCCGTCATGCCGATGGGGCGCGTCAGCGCACGCTGGAGCGCTTGGCGCAATTGGGCCTGTGGCCGGATGCGCCGCCCCAGGCGGGCATGTTTGTCTGGATAGATACCGGGGTGGATACCGAGGAGTTGGTGCGCGCGCTGGGCAGGCCGGGGCACCTGGTCGTGCCGGGGGCGCTGTTCTCGCCCGAGCAGCAGCCTTCTACGTATATGCGCATCAATGTGGCGGTGGGTCACGACGATGCATTTTGGCAGGCCTTGGCGTCCTGTCTGTCGCATGTCCGGCAGGTTCAGGATTAA
- the ahpF gene encoding alkyl hydroperoxide reductase subunit F — protein MLDANIKTQLKAYLEKITQPIEIVASLDVDAKSVELRELLQEIDSLSDKTSYREDADAQARKPSFMINRPGTDISVSFAGIPMGHEFTSLILALLQVGGHAVKLDEAVIEQIRNLPGDFVFETYFSLSCQNCPDVVQALNAMAVINPRIKHVAIDGALFQQEVQERNILSVPAVFLNGELFHQGRASAEELLAKLDAGDTEARAQALDAKDEYDVLVVGGGPAGAAAAIYAARKGIRTGVLAERFGGQVLDTMSIENYISVVETEGPKFAAALEQHVKAYDVDIMNLHRAAGIRREGRQILVDVDGGGQLKAKSVILATGARWRELNVPGEQEYRNRGVAYCPHCDGPLFKGKDVAVVGGGNSGVEAAIDLAGLVRHVTLIEFGEQLRADEVLQRKLRSLPNVKIITQAQTTEVLGDGAKVVGLRYLDRQGQQSHTLDLDGVFVQIGLVPNTEWLKGSEVALSRHGEIEVDVRGATSLAGVFAAGDVTTVPYKQIIIAAGEGAKASLSAFDYLIRNSADVQEVAEESATA, from the coding sequence ATGTTAGATGCAAACATCAAAACTCAATTGAAGGCTTATCTCGAAAAGATCACCCAACCGATCGAGATCGTTGCGTCGCTGGATGTGGATGCCAAGTCCGTCGAGCTGCGCGAGTTGCTGCAGGAAATCGATAGCCTGTCCGACAAGACCAGCTATCGCGAGGACGCGGATGCGCAAGCGCGCAAGCCTTCCTTTATGATCAATCGTCCCGGAACCGACATCAGCGTGAGCTTTGCCGGCATTCCCATGGGGCACGAATTTACCTCCTTGATCCTGGCCCTGCTGCAAGTGGGTGGCCATGCGGTCAAGCTGGACGAGGCCGTCATCGAGCAGATCCGCAATCTGCCGGGCGACTTTGTCTTTGAAACCTATTTTTCGCTGTCGTGCCAGAACTGCCCCGATGTGGTGCAGGCCTTGAACGCGATGGCGGTCATCAACCCGCGCATCAAGCACGTGGCCATTGATGGCGCCCTGTTCCAGCAAGAGGTGCAAGAGCGCAACATCTTGTCTGTGCCGGCGGTGTTTTTGAACGGCGAACTGTTTCACCAGGGCCGTGCCAGCGCCGAAGAACTGCTGGCCAAGTTGGATGCCGGGGATACCGAGGCCCGCGCCCAGGCGCTGGATGCCAAAGACGAATACGATGTGCTGGTTGTGGGCGGTGGTCCTGCCGGCGCGGCAGCGGCTATTTATGCGGCCCGCAAGGGCATACGCACCGGCGTGCTGGCCGAGCGTTTCGGCGGCCAGGTGCTGGACACCATGTCCATCGAGAACTATATCTCGGTGGTCGAGACCGAAGGCCCCAAGTTTGCGGCCGCGCTGGAGCAGCACGTCAAGGCGTACGATGTCGATATCATGAATCTGCATCGTGCCGCCGGCATCCGCCGCGAGGGTCGGCAGATCCTGGTCGATGTGGACGGCGGCGGTCAATTGAAAGCCAAGTCCGTCATTCTGGCCACCGGCGCGCGCTGGCGTGAACTGAACGTGCCGGGCGAACAGGAATACCGCAACCGCGGCGTGGCGTATTGCCCGCACTGCGATGGTCCTTTGTTCAAAGGCAAGGATGTGGCCGTGGTCGGCGGCGGGAACTCCGGTGTGGAAGCGGCGATTGATCTGGCCGGTCTGGTGCGCCATGTCACGCTGATCGAGTTCGGCGAACAGTTGCGGGCGGACGAAGTTTTGCAACGCAAGCTGCGCAGTCTGCCCAACGTCAAGATCATCACCCAGGCGCAGACCACCGAAGTGCTGGGCGATGGCGCCAAAGTCGTGGGTCTGCGCTATCTGGATCGTCAGGGCCAGCAATCGCACACGCTGGATCTGGATGGCGTGTTCGTGCAGATCGGCCTGGTGCCTAACACCGAATGGCTCAAGGGCAGCGAAGTGGCCTTGTCGCGGCACGGCGAGATCGAGGTGGATGTGCGCGGCGCAACGTCTCTGGCCGGTGTGTTTGCGGCGGGTGACGTGACCACGGTGCCGTACAAGCAGATCATCATCGCCGCGGGCGAAGGTGCCAAGGCATCACTTAGCGCGTTCGATTATCTGATCCGCAATTCGGCCGACGTGCAGGAAGTGGCCGAGGAAAGCGCTACGGCCTGA
- a CDS encoding DMT family transporter — protein sequence MSRSTTFAPPAPALLPYVYAFIGVLVFAFTLPMTRVAVQSFDPWLIGMGRASIGGLCAALILLATRSRRPTATEWRGIALSCTGVIVGWPVFSSIGMQTVPASHGAVLTGLIPLATAILSAARNGESLSRRFWLLSLLGAMLVLLYAFYIGEGALQAGDLWLALAVFMSGLGYVEGGRVARTLGGWRTICWCLAASLPLTIPATLWLALPMQQPPSTQAVMALLYLAIFSSLLGFFPWYKAMTMGGVARIGQVQLVQPFLTILISALWLGEQVSLLTWLSCVLIIAIIAASRRA from the coding sequence ATGAGCCGCAGCACGACGTTCGCCCCGCCCGCCCCCGCCCTGCTTCCTTATGTCTACGCTTTTATAGGCGTGTTGGTTTTCGCCTTTACTCTGCCCATGACGCGCGTCGCGGTACAAAGCTTCGACCCCTGGCTGATCGGCATGGGGCGTGCTTCCATAGGCGGCCTGTGCGCCGCGCTGATCCTGCTTGCTACCCGCAGCCGCCGCCCTACGGCCACGGAATGGCGCGGCATTGCCCTGTCCTGTACCGGCGTCATCGTAGGCTGGCCGGTTTTCTCCTCGATCGGCATGCAGACAGTCCCGGCCTCGCACGGAGCCGTGCTGACCGGTCTGATTCCCCTGGCCACCGCCATCCTGAGCGCCGCCCGCAACGGCGAATCCCTGAGCCGTCGCTTCTGGCTGCTGAGCCTGTTGGGGGCCATGCTGGTCTTGCTGTATGCATTCTATATAGGCGAAGGGGCCTTGCAGGCCGGCGACCTTTGGCTTGCCCTGGCGGTCTTTATGTCCGGACTGGGCTATGTTGAAGGCGGGCGCGTGGCACGCACGCTGGGTGGCTGGCGCACCATCTGCTGGTGTCTTGCGGCCAGCCTGCCCCTGACGATTCCTGCCACCCTCTGGTTGGCGCTTCCCATGCAGCAGCCCCCCTCCACCCAGGCCGTCATGGCCCTGCTGTATCTGGCGATTTTCTCCTCGCTGCTGGGCTTTTTTCCCTGGTACAAAGCAATGACGATGGGGGGCGTGGCACGCATCGGTCAGGTTCAACTGGTCCAGCCGTTTCTGACCATCCTGATTTCCGCCCTTTGGCTGGGTGAGCAAGTAAGCCTGCTGACCTGGCTTAGCTGCGTGCTCATCATCGCCATCATCGCCGCCAGCCGGCGTGCCTGA
- a CDS encoding LysR family transcriptional regulator, protein MDVRSLRYFIETVRHQSFTQAAQSLNVTQSTVSKMVRQLEDELGEALLIRDHRHLQLTDCGKVVMERGQEVLHSVQRLLREVHEVQALQRGKLELGMPPMINVLFTEVLKTFKARHPQIELILHEETGMGVERMVAAGTVEMGLSILPLGPELNLSATPVARHEVWAIGRKNSFRYAQGKVKLEELERHPLIFLSDDFALTRMLRRAFAHAGLQPNIAAQSGQWDWVASMAQAGMGIALLPQPFLSRLEPGDWVAAQVVEPALNWEVALLWNGRYLSQAAKAWLQVCAQVLGGRWPELDTE, encoded by the coding sequence ATGGACGTCAGATCACTGCGCTACTTCATAGAAACCGTTAGGCATCAAAGCTTTACCCAAGCAGCACAAAGCCTGAACGTGACCCAGTCCACCGTCAGCAAAATGGTTCGGCAACTGGAGGACGAGCTGGGCGAGGCACTGCTGATCCGCGATCACCGCCACTTGCAACTGACCGACTGCGGCAAGGTCGTCATGGAACGCGGTCAGGAAGTGCTGCACAGCGTGCAGCGGCTATTGCGGGAAGTGCATGAAGTCCAGGCGCTGCAGCGCGGCAAGCTGGAGCTGGGCATGCCGCCCATGATCAATGTCTTGTTTACCGAAGTGCTCAAGACTTTCAAAGCCCGCCACCCCCAGATCGAACTGATTCTGCACGAAGAAACCGGCATGGGCGTGGAGCGCATGGTGGCAGCAGGCACGGTGGAAATGGGCCTGAGCATCCTGCCCCTGGGCCCGGAACTGAATCTGTCGGCCACGCCGGTGGCCCGCCACGAGGTCTGGGCCATAGGTCGGAAAAACAGCTTTCGCTATGCACAAGGAAAGGTCAAGCTGGAAGAACTGGAACGCCATCCGCTGATCTTTCTAAGCGATGACTTCGCCCTGACCCGCATGCTGCGCCGTGCTTTTGCGCACGCCGGACTGCAACCGAACATCGCCGCCCAAAGCGGACAATGGGATTGGGTCGCTTCCATGGCGCAAGCCGGCATGGGCATTGCCCTGCTGCCCCAACCTTTTCTGTCGCGCCTGGAGCCGGGCGACTGGGTAGCCGCCCAGGTCGTGGAGCCTGCCTTGAACTGGGAAGTAGCCCTGCTGTGGAACGGTCGCTACCTATCGCAAGCCGCCAAGGCCTGGCTACAGGTCTGCGCGCAGGTGCTGGGCGGGCGCTGGCCCGAACTGGACACGGAATAA
- the leuE gene encoding leucine efflux protein LeuE — MFGRCAQSEANVLEQIGIVNFWAFVVGTLFIVLLPGPNSLYVLASGAGHGVREGYKAALGVLVGDGILMTLTALGAASLLKTLPMFYTGIRWLGAAYLLYLGVRLLQSAFQQGGQVQSIDTRTRQQGRFRKALFLSLLNPKAILFFLSFFVQFVDPAAGHTALAFLVLGLVVQVISFCYLSLLIVGGDRLAGLFRRHQRLSRLGNGSVGVLFMGFAARMISD; from the coding sequence ATGTTTGGTCGTTGCGCGCAAAGCGAGGCCAATGTGCTTGAACAGATCGGGATCGTCAATTTCTGGGCGTTTGTGGTGGGCACCTTGTTTATCGTGCTGCTGCCGGGCCCCAATTCGCTCTATGTGCTGGCCAGCGGCGCAGGCCACGGCGTGCGCGAAGGGTATAAGGCGGCGCTGGGCGTGTTGGTGGGCGATGGCATCCTCATGACCCTGACTGCGCTGGGCGCGGCCTCTTTGCTCAAGACCTTGCCCATGTTCTATACGGGCATACGCTGGTTAGGAGCGGCTTATCTGTTGTATCTGGGCGTGCGCCTGTTGCAGTCGGCGTTTCAGCAAGGCGGGCAGGTACAGTCCATCGATACCCGCACACGCCAGCAGGGGCGCTTTCGCAAGGCCTTGTTCCTGAGCTTGCTCAATCCCAAAGCCATTTTGTTTTTCCTGTCTTTTTTCGTCCAGTTCGTAGACCCGGCCGCAGGCCATACCGCCCTGGCTTTCTTGGTGCTGGGCCTGGTGGTGCAAGTCATCAGCTTTTGCTATTTGTCTTTGCTGATTGTCGGAGGCGACCGGCTGGCCGGGCTGTTCCGGCGTCATCAGCGTCTGTCTCGATTGGGTAACGGGTCTGTGGGTGTGTTGTTCATGGGCTTTGCGGCCCGCATGATCAGCGACTAG
- the cysD gene encoding sulfate adenylyltransferase subunit CysD translates to MGEPLATRTHLDWLEAEAIFILREIAAEAQKPVLLFSGGKDSAVLLRLAEKAFAPGTLPFPLLHVDTGHNYPEVIAFRDQRAAELDAQLIVRQVQDSIERGTVVLRHEHASRNGAQAVTLLEAIEEFGFDACFGGARRDEEKARAKERIVSFRDEFGQWDPKAQRPELWHLFNTRIHKGENLRVFPISNWTELDVWQYIQREQIALPSIYYTHSREVVERNGLIVPITPLTPLQEGETSTWRDVRFRTVGDISCTCPVLSTAATAQDIIAETALATITERGATRMDDQTSEASMEHRKKQGYF, encoded by the coding sequence ATGGGCGAACCACTTGCCACCCGAACCCACCTTGACTGGCTGGAGGCCGAAGCCATCTTCATCCTGCGGGAAATCGCTGCCGAGGCACAAAAACCCGTACTGCTGTTTTCCGGCGGCAAAGACTCCGCCGTGCTGCTGCGTCTGGCCGAAAAGGCCTTTGCGCCCGGCACCCTGCCCTTTCCGCTGCTGCACGTGGATACGGGCCACAACTACCCGGAAGTCATCGCCTTTCGCGACCAGCGCGCCGCCGAACTGGATGCGCAACTGATCGTGCGTCAGGTACAGGACTCCATCGAACGCGGCACGGTGGTACTGCGTCACGAGCATGCCAGCCGCAATGGCGCGCAGGCCGTGACGCTGCTGGAAGCGATCGAGGAATTCGGCTTTGATGCCTGCTTTGGCGGCGCACGGCGGGACGAAGAAAAAGCCCGCGCCAAAGAACGAATCGTGTCCTTTCGGGACGAATTCGGCCAATGGGACCCCAAGGCCCAGCGCCCCGAACTCTGGCATCTGTTCAATACCCGCATCCACAAAGGCGAGAATCTACGCGTCTTTCCCATTTCCAACTGGACCGAACTGGATGTGTGGCAATACATACAGCGCGAACAGATCGCCTTGCCCTCCATCTACTACACCCATTCGCGCGAAGTCGTCGAGCGCAATGGCTTGATTGTGCCCATCACCCCACTCACGCCCTTGCAAGAAGGCGAAACCTCCACCTGGCGCGATGTGCGCTTTCGTACTGTGGGCGATATTTCCTGCACCTGCCCGGTACTGTCCACGGCGGCCACCGCCCAGGACATCATCGCCGAAACGGCGCTGGCCACCATTACCGAGCGCGGTGCCACCCGCATGGATGACCAGACCTCGGAAGCTTCCATGGAACACCGCAAGAAACAAGGATATTTCTGA
- a CDS encoding acetyl-CoA hydrolase/transferase family protein has translation MFKDRIRYPGLEDKVMTAQEAAAFFQDGMNVGMSGFTRAGDCKAMPRALAQRAQSEPLKLNVVTGASLGNDSDGLMAEAGVLAKRMPFQVDAVLRRHINQGKVLFTDQHLSQTVEQLRCGNLPAIDIAVIEAVAITESGAIVPTTSVGNSASFAQQAQQIIVELNLSMPVELEGLHDIYVPQARPNREPIPLTHVDQRLGETAIQVDPARIVGIVITDALDSPSSALPPDAETQAIAGHIIEFLKAEVAAGRLSNSLLPLQVGIGTIANAVTHGLVDSPFHDLTMYSEVLQDSAIALLDSGQLRFASASSVTLSAAKTTQFLEGLDRYRDKVVLRPQEISNHPELVRRLGIIAINTAMEFDIYGNVNSTHVCGTHMMNGIGGSGDFARNAHLSIFVSKSVAKDGAISSVVPMVSHVDHTEHDVAVLVSEWGLADLRGLAPRERTRVVIQHCAHPDYRAALLDYVERAEQRGGHTPHILEEALSWHARYQQQGSMRQEQCSAQEAVTA, from the coding sequence ATGTTCAAGGATCGCATCCGTTATCCCGGTTTGGAAGACAAGGTTATGACGGCCCAGGAGGCGGCAGCCTTCTTTCAAGACGGCATGAATGTGGGCATGAGTGGTTTTACCCGCGCCGGGGACTGTAAGGCCATGCCGCGTGCCTTGGCCCAGCGAGCCCAGAGCGAGCCGCTCAAGCTGAACGTGGTCACCGGCGCATCGCTGGGCAACGACAGCGATGGTCTGATGGCCGAGGCGGGCGTGCTGGCCAAGCGTATGCCATTCCAGGTTGATGCCGTGCTGCGCCGCCATATCAATCAAGGCAAGGTCCTGTTCACCGACCAGCATTTGTCCCAGACGGTGGAGCAGCTGCGCTGTGGCAATTTGCCGGCTATCGATATCGCCGTGATCGAAGCGGTCGCCATCACCGAGAGCGGTGCTATTGTGCCCACGACATCGGTGGGCAATTCGGCCAGCTTTGCCCAACAGGCACAGCAGATCATTGTCGAGCTGAACCTGAGCATGCCGGTCGAGCTGGAAGGGTTGCACGATATTTATGTTCCGCAGGCACGCCCCAACCGCGAACCTATTCCGTTGACCCACGTCGATCAGCGTCTGGGTGAGACGGCCATCCAGGTCGATCCAGCCCGCATCGTGGGCATTGTCATTACCGACGCGCTCGATAGCCCATCAAGCGCGCTGCCGCCGGACGCAGAAACGCAGGCCATTGCCGGCCACATCATCGAATTTCTGAAAGCGGAAGTCGCCGCGGGCCGCCTGAGCAACTCGTTACTGCCTTTGCAGGTCGGCATAGGCACGATTGCCAATGCGGTGACCCACGGTTTGGTGGATTCGCCTTTCCACGACCTGACCATGTATTCGGAAGTCTTGCAGGACAGCGCCATCGCCTTGCTGGACTCGGGCCAGTTGCGCTTTGCCTCGGCCTCGTCGGTGACCTTGTCGGCGGCCAAGACGACGCAGTTTCTGGAAGGGCTGGACCGCTACCGCGATAAAGTGGTACTGCGTCCGCAGGAAATCAGCAATCATCCGGAGCTGGTGCGTCGCCTGGGAATTATTGCTATCAACACGGCGATGGAGTTTGATATCTACGGCAATGTGAACTCCACCCACGTTTGCGGCACGCACATGATGAACGGCATCGGCGGCTCGGGTGATTTTGCCCGCAATGCGCATCTGTCCATTTTCGTCAGCAAATCCGTGGCTAAAGATGGTGCCATTTCCAGCGTCGTGCCTATGGTGTCGCATGTGGACCATACGGAGCATGACGTGGCCGTGCTGGTGTCCGAATGGGGGCTGGCCGACCTGCGCGGCCTGGCCCCGCGCGAACGGACCCGCGTGGTCATCCAGCATTGCGCGCATCCCGATTATCGCGCTGCCTTGCTCGATTACGTTGAACGCGCCGAGCAGCGCGGCGGTCATACGCCGCACATTCTGGAAGAAGCTTTGTCCTGGCACGCCCGATATCAGCAACAGGGCAGCATGCGTCAGGAGCAGTGTTCCGCCCAGGAGGCGGTCACTGCGTAG
- the ahpC gene encoding alkyl hydroperoxide reductase subunit C, translating to MSLINTVIKPFKATAYHAGKFVDVSNESIAGKWSVFVFYPADFTFVCPTELEDLANNYAEFQKLGVEIYSVSTDTHFAHKAWHDTSEAIGKVNYPMLADPTHQLSRNFDVLIEEEGIALRGTFVVNPAGEIKVLEIHDNGIGRDASELLRKVKAAQYIAAHPGEVCPAKWEEGAKTLTPSLDLIGKI from the coding sequence ATGTCTTTGATCAACACCGTTATCAAACCTTTCAAAGCTACTGCATATCACGCTGGCAAATTTGTCGACGTCAGCAACGAGAGCATTGCCGGCAAATGGTCCGTGTTTGTTTTCTACCCAGCCGATTTCACCTTTGTGTGCCCAACCGAGCTGGAAGACCTGGCCAACAACTACGCCGAGTTCCAGAAGCTGGGCGTGGAAATCTACTCCGTGTCCACCGACACGCACTTCGCTCACAAAGCATGGCACGATACGTCCGAGGCCATCGGCAAAGTGAACTACCCCATGCTGGCCGACCCAACCCATCAACTGTCGCGTAACTTCGACGTGCTGATCGAAGAAGAAGGCATCGCGCTGCGCGGCACTTTCGTGGTCAACCCTGCCGGCGAAATCAAGGTTCTGGAAATTCACGACAACGGCATCGGCCGCGACGCGTCCGAACTGCTGCGCAAGGTCAAGGCTGCCCAGTACATCGCCGCTCACCCCGGTGAAGTGTGCCCAGCCAAGTGGGAAGAAGGTGCCAAGACGCTGACTCCTTCCCTGGATCTGATCGGCAAGATCTAA
- a CDS encoding sulfate adenylyltransferase subunit 1, protein MNAVNESWLQAADQGVLRLITAGSVDDGKSTLIGRLLVDSQGVFADQIAAIQRSKYKRGDDAEPDLALLTDGLEAEREQGITIDVAYRYFATPKRKFIVADTPGHEQYTRNMITGASTAQAAIILIDASRARDGQLLTQTKRHSTVARLLGLRHIVVAVNKMDLVDWDQHVFDRIHAAYRELAEHLGIDQFHIIPLSALKGENITRRTEHAPWYTGLPLLPLLESLSLDDTRAKPARLFVQWVIRHGGSRVDGFRGYAGQLDGGRLNVGDTIAVWPSAQTAVITGLYRAGQEQTQVSDGDAVTLVLDRELDISRGDLLTLADEAVTPRKSFEAELCWLDEQPLSTSRSYWLKQGTRITQAKVRAVHALRDVHSLQEQQADGTLTLNDIGRVSIASRDPLVLDNYQDHAGTGAFILIDAGTNQTVAAGLVHGTTY, encoded by the coding sequence ATGAACGCAGTCAATGAATCGTGGCTTCAGGCCGCCGATCAAGGCGTGCTGCGCCTGATTACGGCCGGTTCCGTGGACGACGGCAAATCTACCCTGATCGGCCGCCTGCTGGTAGACAGCCAAGGCGTGTTCGCCGACCAGATCGCCGCCATACAACGCTCCAAATACAAACGCGGCGACGATGCCGAACCCGATCTAGCCCTGTTGACCGATGGCCTGGAAGCGGAACGCGAACAAGGCATCACCATCGATGTGGCGTACCGCTACTTCGCCACGCCCAAGCGCAAGTTCATCGTGGCCGACACCCCCGGCCACGAACAGTACACCCGCAACATGATTACCGGCGCGTCCACCGCGCAGGCAGCCATCATCCTGATCGATGCCAGCCGCGCCCGCGATGGCCAACTGCTGACCCAGACCAAGCGTCACAGCACCGTCGCCCGCCTGCTGGGGCTGCGGCACATTGTGGTGGCGGTCAACAAAATGGATCTGGTGGATTGGGACCAACATGTCTTTGACCGCATCCACGCCGCCTACCGTGAACTGGCCGAGCACCTGGGCATCGACCAGTTCCACATTATTCCGCTGTCCGCCCTGAAAGGCGAAAACATTACCCGGCGCACCGAACACGCGCCCTGGTACACCGGCCTGCCCCTGCTGCCGCTGCTGGAATCACTCAGCCTGGACGACACGCGCGCCAAGCCGGCCCGCCTGTTCGTGCAATGGGTAATCCGCCACGGCGGCAGTCGCGTGGATGGTTTCCGAGGCTATGCCGGTCAGTTGGACGGCGGCCGCCTGAACGTAGGCGATACGATCGCTGTCTGGCCCTCGGCCCAGACAGCAGTCATTACCGGCCTGTATCGCGCCGGGCAGGAGCAAACCCAGGTCAGCGACGGCGACGCCGTCACGCTGGTTCTGGATCGGGAGCTGGATATCTCGCGCGGCGATCTGCTGACCCTGGCCGACGAAGCCGTGACACCGCGCAAAAGCTTCGAGGCCGAGCTGTGCTGGCTGGACGAACAGCCGTTAAGCACGTCGCGCTCGTACTGGCTCAAGCAAGGCACTCGTATCACCCAGGCCAAAGTGCGTGCCGTGCATGCGCTGCGCGATGTACACAGCTTGCAAGAACAGCAGGCTGACGGCACCTTGACGCTGAACGACATAGGCCGGGTCAGCATCGCCAGCCGCGATCCCCTGGTGTTGGACAACTACCAGGACCACGCCGGGACAGGAGCTTTCATCCTGATCGACGCGGGCACCAACCAGACGGTGGCCGCCGGGCTGGTGCACGGCACCACCTACTGA
- a CDS encoding phosphoadenylyl-sulfate reductase encodes MSTVPSYAPAITALTARPLALWKQLRDDLIGIARTHPDAVLASSLAAEDMVVFHAMSIYAPDLQTLTLDTGRLHAQTVQMADTIRQYYQREIHFFRPNPERIQTHVQQHGTHAFYDSVALRKECCQIRKVEPLRRALAGRSAWITGQRREQSASRNELARAEYDAAFGLQKFNPLTDWTHDDVWAVIRGLGIPYNPLHDQGYPSIGCEPCTRAIRPGEDLRAGRWWWEQRDSLECGLHAGNLHDKTNT; translated from the coding sequence ATGTCGACTGTGCCTTCTTACGCCCCTGCCATCACCGCCCTGACCGCCCGCCCGCTGGCGCTCTGGAAGCAATTGCGCGACGACCTGATCGGCATCGCTCGCACCCATCCCGATGCCGTTCTGGCTTCCTCGCTGGCCGCCGAGGACATGGTGGTCTTTCATGCCATGTCCATCTACGCGCCCGACCTGCAGACCCTGACCCTGGACACCGGCCGCCTGCATGCGCAGACCGTACAGATGGCCGACACCATACGCCAGTACTATCAGCGCGAAATTCACTTCTTTCGCCCCAATCCGGAACGCATCCAGACCCATGTGCAACAGCACGGCACCCATGCTTTCTACGACAGCGTGGCGCTGCGCAAAGAATGCTGCCAGATCCGCAAGGTAGAACCGTTGCGCCGCGCTCTGGCCGGCCGTTCGGCCTGGATCACCGGCCAGCGTCGCGAACAATCCGCCAGTCGTAACGAGCTGGCCCGCGCTGAATACGACGCCGCCTTCGGACTACAAAAATTCAACCCCCTGACCGACTGGACGCACGACGATGTCTGGGCCGTGATCCGAGGCCTGGGCATCCCGTACAACCCCCTGCACGACCAGGGCTACCCGTCCATAGGCTGCGAGCCCTGTACCCGCGCCATCCGTCCCGGCGAAGACCTACGTGCCGGCCGCTGGTGGTGGGAGCAGCGCGACAGTCTCGAATGCGGCCTGCACGCGGGCAATCTGCACGATAAGACCAATACCTAA